From the genome of Desulfonatronum thiosulfatophilum:
ACTACTGTTGACCTTCGCCATGATCTTCATGGCTGGTCCGGCTTGGGGAGCCACCAAGGTGATCCAGTGGGACGATCCCGTTGAAGTGGCTGAAGGCGAGGCGTTTCGCGGGCCCTGGCAGATGAACGAGTCAGACTGGCGTTTTGTCGACGATCCGTCCGTGGCCCTCACAGAGGACCGCCAAGCCGGCGTGGTCTGGGTCGATCAGGCTCGGCAGGATCTTTTTTTTCAGGTTTATGGTCCGGATGGAGAGCCGCGTTTCGACGAGCCGGTGAACGTGTCCCGAAGTCCGGAGGTCTTTTCGTGGCTGCCCCGGGTAATCATGTCCGGCGGTGAACCGGAAACCGTGTTCATCCTGTGGCAGGAGATTATCTTTTCAGGCGGCTCCCACGGCGGGGACATCCTTTTTGCCCGTTCCCAGGACGGCGGGCGCACCTTTTCCGAACCGCTGAATCTCTCCAACACCATTGCCGGAGCCGGCAAGGGACGCCTCTCACGGGATATCTGGTTCAACGGCAGCCTGGATATGGCCCTGGGACCCGAAGGAAATATCTATGTCGTCTGGACGGAGTATGAGGGCGCTCTGCGTTTCAGCCACTCTACGGATCAGGGGCAAAGCTTCTCCGAATCGTTGTTGATCGCAGGAGGACGCAGCGAACCGCCTGCCCGGGGTCCCAGCCTGGCTGTCAGCCCGGAGGGCGAGATTCATCTGGCATGGTCCGTGGGGGAGGAAGGCGCAGCGGACATCAGATACACCCGATCCACGGATCATGGCCGATCGTTCTTCGCCGAACACCGGTTTATCGTCCCAAGCACCGGCTTCTCCGACGCACCGAAGATTGCAGCGGACGAGCGGGGAATCGTGCATATCGCCTACACCGAGGGGCCATTCGGGCCGTTACAGGGTCTGCAGGTCCACTACTCCCAATCCGTGAACGGCGGTCTATTTCCCGAAGCCATCGAGATTTCCCAGGACCATGCCGAAAGCTTTGCCGGCGCTGGCTTTCCGTCTCTGGAACTGGACGGCCAGGGCAACGTGTACGTGCTCTGGGAACTCTTTCCGGAGAAAGGATTTACCCATCCCAGCGGGCTTGGAATCACCTTCTCTGACGACAATGGCCAGACTTTTGCCGACCCGATCATCGTCCCCGGCACGGATGATCCGGGGCTGGGCTTCAACGGAAGCCAGCAAGGGATGTTCATGAACAAGCTGGCCGTGAACCGCAACGGGGACCTGGCCATCGTCAACAGCACCTTCAAGGCTGGTGAATCCAGCCGAATCCGTCTGATCCGCGGCAGGATCGCCGCGGAGGAATAACGCCGAACAGAATAATCAACCACGGAGCGCACGGGGATCATCGTGATTGCATCTCGTTGAGCAAAGTTCACTTGCCCGTGCGCTCCGTGGTTCGATCCTCAGCGGTTTTTTCCGTTCCAAGATGTCACTGAAGTCCGCGCACCATGACATCCTCCCTGCCTTATATCCTTCCTCCCGCCACTCTGGCGGCTGTCCTTCAAGAACAACATGTTCTTCATCTAAAGCTCCAGAACTCATAAAATAGGTATTTCCCCTAATTGTTCCCACCGATATGAATTAGTATCTATTTCATTAATAAATATTCAGAAAATAATCATATTTTGTTCGTTTGGCCTCCGATTGAGTTAAAAGTGCCATGGCGGACAAAAATGCTTGAAGAGCGACTTTTAAAGGACACCTTTCAGAAGGCTGTACAGCAACTGTGTACGGAGTTCAGACAGGAACGATGTTGTTCGCCTTAGGCGCAAAGATTCTGGGACCGTGAACCCCAGTGCGGCTGTCCCAGGGGGCGGCGGCATGCGCGAAGTGGATGCCTAAATCATGCAGCGACATCAAAATTTTGCAATATGGGTAGAACGTTATGAAGAGTACCGTTGGAACAACCAGGTCCGTATGGATGGAAACGGCGCAGGTTCAGAATCGTCCAAGTCTTTCGGCAGAGGATAAAGGTGCTGCCTGCAACCGGCAGAAGATCAAGGCCGAGAGCCGGCAGATGGAAATGGAAATACCGACAGGTTGCAAAACAACGTTCAGGCTTGAAACTCGACCTTCTGATCCCATGCATGGAAGTACTCCGCAGCAAGACATGCAGGCGGACGTCTGCATTGTCGGTGCGGGCATGGCCGGCATGAGCACCGCCTATTCGCTGGCTCGGGAGGGCAAGTCCGTCATTGTACTGGATGCGGGGCAAATCGGCGGCGGCATGACCGAACGGACCACGGCCCATCTCTCCAATGCCCTGGACGACCAGTATTCCCAGATCGAGCGGTTGCACGGCGAGCAGGGGGCAAAGTTTGCAGCGCAGAGTCATACCGCGGCCATAGAGCACATTGAACGCATCATTGCCGCGGAAGAAATTGATTGCGATTTCGAGAGGCTCGACGGCTACCTCTTTGCCGCATTCGGCGAGTCTGAAACGAATCTTGAACGAGAAATGAAGGCCGCGAATCGCGCGGGGCTGGTTGACGTAGAGCTGATCAGGCACGCGCCGCTGGAAGGATTCCAGTCCGGTCCTTATCTCCGATTTCCCCGGCAGGCCCAATTCCATCCCCTGAAATATCTTGCCGGTCTTGCTCGGGCCATTGAGCGGAATGGAGGCCGGATCTTCACTGTAACACGGGCGACGGACATCAAGGGCGGTACCTCCGCGTATGTCCGCACGGACTCCGGACACGCAGTTTCCGCCAAGGCCATTGTCGTCGCCACGAACTCCCCGATCAACGACATCGTCACGATCCACACCAAACAGGCGCCGTACACCACGTATGCCATCAGCGCCCGCTTGCCCCGCGGTTCGGTCCAGCGGGCGCTGTATTGGGACACGCACGATCCGTATCACTATGTGCGCCTCCATGGCGTAGCCGATGAAACCGGCGAATACGATCTGCTGATTGTCGGCGGCGAAGACCACAAAACCGGGCAGGCCAATGACGGCGAGCAA
Proteins encoded in this window:
- a CDS encoding exo-alpha-sialidase, with translation MLKGFRFFSRRALLLTFAMIFMAGPAWGATKVIQWDDPVEVAEGEAFRGPWQMNESDWRFVDDPSVALTEDRQAGVVWVDQARQDLFFQVYGPDGEPRFDEPVNVSRSPEVFSWLPRVIMSGGEPETVFILWQEIIFSGGSHGGDILFARSQDGGRTFSEPLNLSNTIAGAGKGRLSRDIWFNGSLDMALGPEGNIYVVWTEYEGALRFSHSTDQGQSFSESLLIAGGRSEPPARGPSLAVSPEGEIHLAWSVGEEGAADIRYTRSTDHGRSFFAEHRFIVPSTGFSDAPKIAADERGIVHIAYTEGPFGPLQGLQVHYSQSVNGGLFPEAIEISQDHAESFAGAGFPSLELDGQGNVYVLWELFPEKGFTHPSGLGITFSDDNGQTFADPIIVPGTDDPGLGFNGSQQGMFMNKLAVNRNGDLAIVNSTFKAGESSRIRLIRGRIAAEE
- a CDS encoding FAD-dependent oxidoreductase is translated as MQADVCIVGAGMAGMSTAYSLAREGKSVIVLDAGQIGGGMTERTTAHLSNALDDQYSQIERLHGEQGAKFAAQSHTAAIEHIERIIAAEEIDCDFERLDGYLFAAFGESETNLEREMKAANRAGLVDVELIRHAPLEGFQSGPYLRFPRQAQFHPLKYLAGLARAIERNGGRIFTVTRATDIKGGTSAYVRTDSGHAVSAKAIVVATNSPINDIVTIHTKQAPYTTYAISARLPRGSVQRALYWDTHDPYHYVRLHGVADETGEYDLLIVGGEDHKTGQANDGEQRHARLENWARERFHMMEDVTFRWSGQVMEPVDGVAFIGRNPSDFRNVYIATGDSGMGMTHGAIAGMLITDLIMERENPWADLYDPSRKTLGALEKWTKENLNVAARFMKDFSAGESMAAMEKISAAEGAVLRQGLKKVAVYRDEHGEAHQLSAKCAHLGCVVSWNSLEKSWDCPCHGSRYDRYGQVINGPANQNLPKMEK